A part of Micromonospora chersina genomic DNA contains:
- a CDS encoding PHP domain-containing protein, protein MSARDPIADLRRIAFLLERANEATYRVRAFRSAAKALAALPAGEVAERARTGKLTELSGVGDVTARCVAESLAGEEPVYLRRLVATEGTDLDEAAAKLRDALRGDCHTHSDWSDGGSPIEEMALAAVELGHEYVVLTDHSPRLTVARGLTADRLRKQLDHVAAVNEALPKGFRILTGIEVDILADGSLDQDEELLARLDVVVGSVHSGLNDDRAKMTRRMLAAIANPHLDVLGHCTGRMVSSRPAGVTGPGDRGHRARTRKESDFDADAVFAACAEHDVAVEINSRPERQDPPKRLIRRALEAGCKFAINTDAHAPGQLDWQRFGCERAALCGVPASRVVNTWKADRLVKWTAGRG, encoded by the coding sequence ATGAGTGCCCGGGACCCCATCGCCGACCTGCGGCGGATCGCGTTCCTGCTGGAGCGGGCGAACGAGGCCACCTACCGGGTCCGGGCGTTCCGGTCGGCGGCCAAGGCGCTCGCCGCCCTGCCGGCCGGCGAGGTGGCCGAGCGGGCCCGCACCGGCAAGCTCACCGAGCTGTCCGGGGTCGGCGACGTCACGGCCCGCTGCGTGGCCGAGTCGCTGGCCGGCGAGGAGCCGGTCTACCTGCGCCGGCTGGTCGCCACCGAGGGCACCGACCTCGACGAGGCCGCGGCGAAGCTGCGGGACGCGCTGCGCGGCGACTGCCACACCCACTCGGACTGGTCCGACGGCGGCTCACCCATCGAGGAGATGGCCCTGGCGGCGGTCGAGCTGGGGCACGAGTACGTGGTGCTCACCGACCACTCGCCCCGGCTCACGGTGGCCCGGGGGCTCACCGCGGACCGGCTGCGCAAGCAGCTCGACCACGTGGCCGCGGTGAACGAGGCGCTGCCGAAGGGCTTCCGGATCCTCACCGGCATCGAGGTGGACATCCTCGCTGACGGGTCACTCGACCAGGACGAGGAGTTGCTGGCCCGGCTCGACGTGGTGGTCGGCTCGGTGCACAGCGGCCTCAACGACGACCGGGCGAAGATGACCCGCCGGATGCTGGCCGCGATCGCCAACCCGCACCTGGACGTCCTGGGCCACTGCACCGGGCGGATGGTCTCGTCCCGGCCTGCCGGGGTGACCGGCCCGGGTGACCGGGGGCACCGGGCGCGTACCCGCAAGGAGAGCGACTTCGACGCGGACGCGGTCTTCGCGGCCTGCGCCGAGCACGACGTGGCCGTCGAGATCAACTCGCGGCCGGAGCGGCAGGACCCGCCCAAGCGGCTGATCCGCCGCGCCCTGGAGGCCGGTTGCAAGTTCGCCATCAACACCGACGCGCACGCCCCCGGCCAGCTCGACTGGCAGCGCTTCGGCTGCGAGCGGGCCGCGCTGTGCGGCGTGCCGGCGAGCCGGGTGGTCAACACCTGGAAGGCCGACCGCCTGGTGAAGTGGACGGCCGGCCGAGGATGA
- a CDS encoding acyl-CoA thioesterase, producing the protein MSQQFGHVEHVPVHFDDLDAMGILHNARYAVLLERALTPYWAERGVAFNGDLRSAPDVFHAVREFTITYRAPVTGVGPVAVHFWLEHFGTSSARYAFEFRSVDGAVLHADGTRSIVRLDPATMRPTAWTEAGRAVAETLLRSAPQPA; encoded by the coding sequence ATGAGCCAGCAGTTCGGGCACGTCGAGCACGTCCCCGTGCACTTCGACGACCTCGACGCCATGGGCATCCTGCACAACGCCCGCTACGCGGTGCTGCTGGAGCGCGCCCTGACGCCCTACTGGGCCGAGCGCGGAGTCGCCTTCAACGGTGACCTGCGGAGCGCCCCGGACGTGTTCCACGCGGTCCGCGAGTTCACCATCACCTACCGGGCCCCGGTCACCGGGGTCGGGCCCGTGGCGGTGCACTTCTGGTTGGAGCACTTCGGCACCAGCAGCGCCCGCTACGCCTTCGAGTTCCGCTCGGTGGACGGCGCCGTCCTGCACGCCGACGGCACCCGGTCGATCGTCCGGCTGGACCCGGCCACCATGCGCCCCACCGCCTGGACCGAGGCCGGTCGCGCCGTCGCCGAGACGCTGCTGCGTTCCGCCCCGCAACCCGCCTGA
- a CDS encoding DUF6114 domain-containing protein, which produces MTNADPQHVRAGGAGRVWRGFQSWRRTRPFWGGLLTALAGVEMFASTKMTLNGLSFHSGSTGLYSLLIPVILLSCGLLLWFSPGQRLFYSIVAMVTTIYSLMGLNLGGFFLGLLLGIIGSALAFAWTPTARPAGGPTAGPADGEATAEVPPAGGSALGSDDDPQAAEPVPTDAGLPRQRDEASPAGAPGASGDARYFAVALLVLGLTATALVATHPQPVRAAAPATCAKPPVRAATPSPSPSRATPTPTASPTPSAEPSPDGNILTDILDGIGDLFTGGERAASTAPSASPSPSAGAVGTPGAPAAATPTPTASGGATPTCPPAKPSPPRKVAEGEMMPKIAPEPGQPKVAEQPSKLTGSKVTMTGLRFEGIVELPTGNGTLKCLKFTMDKAVTEDFALLAGGPAGKAQRYVTDRLTVEGDVSFYATRFVGRLLGIKITLTPDLPFPDGLPITSPIPISFTDPAMDLAFVDSRTLTARPSLRLDLA; this is translated from the coding sequence GTGACGAACGCTGATCCGCAACACGTCCGCGCCGGTGGTGCCGGCCGGGTGTGGCGGGGCTTCCAGAGCTGGCGACGGACCCGGCCGTTCTGGGGCGGCCTGCTGACCGCGCTGGCCGGGGTGGAGATGTTCGCCTCCACCAAGATGACCCTCAACGGTCTGAGCTTTCACAGCGGGTCCACCGGGCTCTACTCGCTGCTGATCCCGGTGATCCTGCTGAGCTGCGGACTGCTGCTCTGGTTCAGCCCGGGGCAGCGGCTGTTCTACTCGATCGTCGCGATGGTCACCACGATCTACTCGCTGATGGGGCTCAACCTCGGCGGCTTCTTCCTCGGCCTGCTGCTCGGCATCATCGGCAGCGCCCTCGCCTTCGCCTGGACCCCGACCGCCCGGCCCGCCGGCGGCCCCACCGCCGGTCCCGCTGACGGCGAGGCGACCGCCGAGGTGCCGCCGGCCGGGGGAAGCGCCCTCGGATCCGACGACGACCCGCAGGCGGCCGAGCCGGTGCCGACCGACGCGGGTCTGCCACGGCAGCGTGACGAGGCGTCGCCGGCGGGAGCACCCGGCGCCTCCGGCGATGCCCGGTACTTCGCGGTGGCGCTGCTGGTGCTCGGCCTCACCGCCACGGCGCTGGTGGCCACCCACCCCCAGCCGGTACGGGCGGCCGCGCCCGCCACCTGCGCGAAACCGCCGGTGCGGGCCGCCACCCCGTCCCCCTCGCCCAGCCGCGCCACCCCCACCCCGACGGCCAGCCCGACTCCGTCGGCCGAGCCCAGCCCGGACGGCAACATCCTCACGGACATCCTGGACGGCATCGGGGACCTCTTCACCGGCGGTGAGCGGGCCGCGTCGACCGCGCCGTCGGCGAGTCCCAGCCCGAGCGCCGGAGCGGTCGGGACGCCGGGCGCCCCGGCCGCGGCGACCCCCACCCCGACCGCATCGGGTGGCGCCACTCCCACCTGCCCTCCGGCGAAGCCGAGCCCGCCCCGCAAGGTGGCGGAGGGCGAGATGATGCCGAAGATCGCCCCCGAGCCGGGGCAGCCGAAGGTGGCCGAGCAGCCGTCCAAGCTGACCGGCTCGAAGGTCACCATGACCGGGCTGCGGTTCGAGGGGATCGTCGAGCTGCCCACCGGGAACGGCACGCTCAAGTGCCTGAAGTTCACCATGGACAAGGCGGTGACGGAGGACTTCGCGCTCCTCGCCGGCGGCCCGGCGGGCAAGGCCCAGCGGTACGTCACCGACCGGCTCACCGTCGAGGGTGATGTCTCCTTCTACGCCACCCGGTTCGTCGGACGCCTGCTCGGCATCAAGATCACGCTCACCCCGGACCTGCCGTTCCCCGACGGCCTGCCGATCACCTCGCCGATCCCGATCAGCTTCACCGACCCGGCGATGGACCTGGCGTTCGTGGACAGCCGCACGCTCACCGCGAGGCCGTCGCTCCGGCTCGACCTCGCCTGA
- a CDS encoding HD domain-containing protein: protein MPESSGLPDLPRTPAATAALSVATRYCSPALLNHSIRSYVWGVTYAGAHGIAFDDELYYVSALLHDTGLTEPFDSHSLPFEEAGGHLAWVFGVAAGWPEARAARAEHVIVTHMRADVSAAEDAESHLLQVATSWDVAGRRPEEFSEALTGKVLDRYPRLDFATEFLAWFEDQAERKPSSAAARSVESGGRLRISAHPLDV from the coding sequence ATGCCCGAATCCTCCGGATTGCCGGACCTTCCCCGTACGCCGGCGGCGACGGCGGCGCTGTCCGTGGCCACCCGCTACTGCTCGCCCGCGCTGCTCAACCACTCCATCCGCTCGTACGTGTGGGGGGTGACGTACGCGGGCGCACACGGCATCGCGTTCGACGACGAGCTGTACTACGTCTCGGCGCTCCTGCACGACACCGGGCTCACCGAGCCGTTCGACAGCCACTCGCTCCCGTTCGAGGAGGCCGGCGGGCACCTGGCGTGGGTGTTCGGAGTGGCCGCCGGCTGGCCCGAGGCCCGCGCGGCCCGCGCGGAACACGTCATCGTGACCCACATGCGCGCCGACGTGTCCGCCGCCGAGGACGCCGAGTCCCACCTGCTCCAGGTCGCGACGTCCTGGGACGTGGCCGGACGGCGCCCCGAGGAGTTCTCCGAGGCTCTCACTGGAAAGGTGCTCGACCGGTATCCCCGACTGGACTTCGCCACCGAGTTCCTGGCCTGGTTCGAGGACCAGGCCGAACGCAAGCCGTCCAGCGCGGCGGCACGGTCGGTCGAATCCGGCGGGCGCCTCCGGATCTCCGCGCACCCGCTGGACGTCTGA
- a CDS encoding DUF885 domain-containing protein produces MGRIDDLANRYVADWAPLSPTGATYVGIAGYDDKLDDLSPDGYAARADLTRRTLADLDVTEPDTESERTAKEAMQERLGLELARYEAGEASSEVNVIASGLHDLRMVFDLMPTEGDDAKANVAARLNGFAGALEGYKRTLREAAAAGQVSSQVQLVEVAKQCDIWVDPNGDNFFHGLAERLGGEGALGAELRKGAAAATAATAEFGQFLRTELAPQGRLKQAAGRERYELASQYFLGARVDLDETYAWGFAELARLESEMRAVAARIVGPGASIDEAVAALDADPARTIQGKEAFRDWMQALADKAIGELHGTHFDIPEQVRRIECCLAPTSDGAIYYTGPSEDFSRPGRMWWAVPQGITDFSTWREVTTVYHEGVPGHHLQVAQTAVRADLLNRWQRLLCWVSGHGEGWALYSERLMDELGYLEDPGDKLGMLDGQAFRAARVIVDIGMHLELEIPADNPFGFHPGERWTPELGWEFMRAHCRVPDENLRFELNRYLGWPGQAPSYKVGERIWLQAREEAKARKGAEFDLKEFHRQALDLGSLGLDPLRRALARL; encoded by the coding sequence GTGGGACGAATCGATGACCTCGCCAACCGCTACGTGGCCGACTGGGCTCCGCTGAGCCCGACCGGCGCCACCTACGTCGGTATCGCCGGCTACGACGACAAGCTCGACGACCTCTCCCCGGACGGCTACGCGGCCCGCGCCGACCTGACCCGGCGCACCCTCGCCGACCTCGACGTGACCGAGCCGGACACGGAGTCGGAGCGGACCGCCAAGGAGGCGATGCAGGAGCGTCTCGGCCTGGAGCTGGCCCGCTACGAGGCCGGCGAGGCCAGCAGCGAGGTCAACGTGATCGCCAGCGGGTTGCACGACCTGCGGATGGTCTTCGACCTCATGCCGACCGAGGGCGACGACGCCAAGGCGAACGTGGCCGCCAGGCTCAACGGCTTCGCGGGCGCGCTGGAGGGCTACAAGCGCACGCTGCGCGAGGCGGCGGCGGCCGGCCAGGTCAGCTCGCAGGTGCAGCTCGTCGAGGTCGCCAAGCAGTGCGACATCTGGGTCGACCCGAACGGCGACAACTTCTTCCACGGTCTGGCCGAGCGGCTCGGCGGTGAGGGCGCGCTCGGCGCGGAGCTGCGCAAGGGCGCGGCCGCCGCGACGGCCGCCACCGCGGAGTTCGGGCAGTTCCTCCGCACCGAACTGGCCCCGCAGGGCCGGCTCAAGCAGGCCGCCGGGCGGGAGCGTTACGAGCTGGCCTCGCAGTACTTCCTCGGTGCCCGGGTCGACCTCGACGAGACGTACGCCTGGGGTTTCGCGGAGCTGGCCCGCCTGGAGAGTGAGATGCGGGCGGTGGCGGCCCGGATCGTCGGCCCCGGCGCGAGCATCGACGAGGCGGTGGCCGCCCTGGACGCGGACCCGGCCCGGACCATCCAGGGCAAGGAGGCGTTCCGGGACTGGATGCAGGCTCTCGCCGACAAGGCGATAGGCGAGCTGCACGGCACCCACTTCGACATCCCGGAGCAGGTCCGCCGGATCGAGTGCTGCCTCGCGCCCACCAGCGACGGCGCCATCTACTACACCGGGCCGAGCGAGGACTTCTCCCGGCCGGGCCGGATGTGGTGGGCCGTGCCGCAGGGCATCACCGACTTCTCCACCTGGCGCGAGGTGACCACGGTCTACCACGAGGGCGTGCCGGGTCACCACCTCCAGGTCGCGCAGACCGCCGTCCGGGCCGACCTGCTCAACCGCTGGCAGCGGCTGCTCTGCTGGGTCTCCGGCCACGGTGAGGGCTGGGCGCTCTACTCCGAGCGGCTCATGGACGAGCTGGGCTACCTGGAGGATCCGGGCGACAAGCTCGGCATGCTCGACGGGCAGGCGTTCCGGGCCGCCCGGGTGATCGTCGACATCGGCATGCACCTGGAGCTGGAGATCCCGGCCGACAACCCGTTCGGCTTCCACCCGGGCGAGCGCTGGACGCCGGAGCTGGGCTGGGAGTTCATGCGGGCGCACTGCCGGGTGCCGGACGAGAACCTGCGCTTCGAGCTGAACCGCTACCTGGGCTGGCCGGGGCAGGCGCCCTCGTACAAGGTGGGCGAGCGGATCTGGCTCCAGGCCCGCGAGGAGGCGAAGGCCCGCAAGGGCGCCGAGTTCGACCTCAAGGAGTTCCACCGGCAGGCCCTCGACCTGGGGTCGCTGGGGCTCGACCCGCTGCGCCGGGCGCTGGCCCGGCTCTGA
- a CDS encoding nucleoside deaminase, with the protein MSRALEVAVTGPDSVPADGADAIEDVPVGAVVYGPDGAELAIGRNERELTGDPTAHAEVLALRRAAERLGRWRLEGCTLVVTLEPCTMCAGAIALARVSTVVFGAWEPKTGAVGSLWDVLRDRRLTHRPEVYGGVREAESVALLRAFFR; encoded by the coding sequence ATGAGCCGGGCCCTGGAGGTCGCGGTGACCGGCCCGGACAGCGTGCCCGCCGACGGCGCCGACGCGATCGAGGACGTCCCGGTCGGCGCGGTCGTCTACGGCCCGGACGGCGCCGAGCTGGCCATCGGCCGCAACGAGCGGGAGCTGACCGGCGACCCGACGGCGCACGCCGAGGTGCTGGCGCTGCGCCGGGCCGCCGAGCGGCTGGGCCGCTGGCGGCTGGAGGGTTGCACCCTGGTGGTGACCCTGGAGCCGTGCACGATGTGCGCGGGGGCGATCGCGCTGGCCCGGGTCTCGACGGTGGTCTTCGGCGCGTGGGAGCCGAAGACCGGCGCCGTCGGCTCGCTGTGGGACGTGCTGCGCGACCGCCGTCTCACCCACCGCCCCGAGGTGTACGGCGGGGTGCGGGAGGCGGAGAGCGTCGCGTTGCTGCGCGCCTTCTTCCGCTGA
- a CDS encoding tRNA adenosine deaminase-associated protein — MSYFAAAVARVEGAWTADEVSLRGVTDIEEVADRLRDVEPDADLSLLFVEADDTYLVILRLDEGEDLRVFGSDSAYAEESRLGALLVGDLKTSVTGLEDGDEPRPATGGDEESEQPAVDPEADPVGDADILADLGIPAPKLLALSGSEGMMPADVTAEICQVLGCADEVEELREV; from the coding sequence GTGTCGTACTTCGCTGCTGCCGTGGCGCGCGTCGAGGGCGCCTGGACCGCCGACGAGGTGAGCCTGCGGGGCGTCACCGACATCGAGGAGGTGGCCGACCGGCTGCGCGACGTCGAGCCGGACGCCGACCTCTCGCTGCTCTTCGTCGAGGCCGACGACACGTACCTGGTGATCCTGCGCCTGGACGAGGGGGAGGACCTGCGGGTCTTCGGCTCCGACTCCGCGTACGCCGAGGAGTCCCGGCTGGGTGCGCTGCTGGTCGGGGACCTGAAGACCTCGGTCACCGGGCTGGAGGACGGCGACGAGCCGCGCCCGGCCACCGGTGGCGACGAGGAGTCCGAGCAGCCGGCCGTGGATCCGGAGGCCGACCCGGTGGGCGACGCCGACATCCTCGCCGACCTGGGCATCCCGGCGCCGAAGCTGCTCGCCCTCAGCGGCTCCGAGGGGATGATGCCGGCCGACGTCACCGCCGAGATCTGCCAGGTGCTCGGCTGCGCCGACGAGGTCGAGGAGCTGCGTGAGGTCTGA
- a CDS encoding DMT family transporter, which yields MIWGSSFLFIKVGVAELHPLHLTLYRVATGAVTLLVVLAVLRDRLPREPRVWAHLVVVAAFGVALPFTLFGFGEQRVESMLAGIWNATTPLIVLPLAVLVFRTERLTVRRAIGLGLGFAGVLVVLGVWEGVGGSHFTGQLMCLGAAACYGVAIPYQKKFIAGSSYSGLSLSAAQLLVATAQLALVAPLVAGAPPVPTGLSAKVVASVLALGALGTGLAFVINLRNIRVAGASTASTVTYLIPVFAVLVGAVVLGERMNWHQPVGALVVLLGVAVAQGMLGRRRPASVPAAATRPAVPAGR from the coding sequence ATGATCTGGGGTTCCAGCTTCCTCTTCATCAAGGTGGGGGTGGCCGAGCTGCACCCGCTGCACCTCACTCTCTACCGGGTGGCCACCGGCGCCGTGACGCTGCTGGTGGTGCTGGCCGTGCTGCGCGACCGGCTGCCCCGCGAGCCCCGGGTCTGGGCACACCTCGTGGTGGTGGCCGCCTTCGGCGTGGCCCTGCCGTTCACCCTGTTCGGCTTCGGCGAGCAGCGGGTGGAGTCGATGCTCGCCGGCATCTGGAACGCCACCACGCCGCTGATCGTGCTGCCGCTGGCGGTGCTGGTGTTCCGCACCGAGCGGCTGACCGTGCGGCGCGCGATCGGGCTCGGGCTGGGTTTCGCCGGCGTGCTCGTGGTGCTCGGCGTCTGGGAGGGCGTGGGCGGGTCGCACTTCACCGGCCAGCTCATGTGCCTCGGCGCGGCGGCCTGCTACGGGGTGGCCATCCCGTACCAGAAGAAGTTCATCGCCGGCAGTTCGTACTCCGGCCTGTCGCTGTCGGCGGCCCAGCTGCTGGTGGCGACCGCGCAGCTCGCGCTGGTCGCGCCGCTGGTGGCGGGCGCGCCGCCAGTGCCGACCGGCCTCTCCGCGAAGGTGGTGGCCTCCGTGCTGGCGCTCGGCGCGCTCGGCACCGGGCTGGCCTTCGTGATCAACCTGCGCAACATCCGCGTGGCCGGTGCGAGCACCGCCTCCACGGTCACCTACCTGATCCCGGTGTTCGCGGTGCTGGTCGGCGCGGTGGTGCTCGGCGAGCGGATGAACTGGCACCAGCCGGTGGGCGCCCTGGTCGTGCTGCTCGGCGTGGCCGTCGCGCAGGGGATGCTCGGCCGGCGCCGGCCGGCGTCCGTCCCCGCCGCCGCCACCCGCCCGGCGGTGCCGGCCGGCCGCTGA
- the deoD gene encoding purine-nucleoside phosphorylase, translating into MSTHIGAEPGEIAERVLMPGDPLRAKWIAETYLEDARCYTTVRGMLGFTGRWNGVEVSVQGSGMGMPSASIYAHELVNEYGVKTLIRVGSCGALTEDLQLRDVVAAIGSSTDSNMNRMRFDGLIDYAPVADFGLLRTAVEVAERRGISMRVGPILAADAFYTDRPDLYDTLADYGVLAVEMESAALYTIAARFKARALTVLTVSDHIKTGEKTTSQEREQTFGQMVEIALDTIIA; encoded by the coding sequence ATGAGTACGCACATCGGCGCTGAGCCGGGAGAGATCGCCGAGCGGGTCCTGATGCCGGGCGACCCGCTGCGGGCCAAGTGGATCGCGGAGACCTACCTCGAGGACGCCCGCTGCTACACGACGGTTCGCGGCATGCTGGGCTTCACCGGCCGCTGGAACGGCGTCGAGGTCTCCGTCCAGGGTTCCGGCATGGGCATGCCGTCCGCCTCCATCTACGCCCACGAGCTGGTCAACGAGTACGGCGTGAAGACGCTGATCCGGGTCGGTTCCTGCGGTGCCCTGACCGAGGACCTCCAGCTGCGGGACGTGGTGGCGGCGATCGGCTCGTCCACCGACTCGAACATGAACCGGATGCGGTTCGACGGGCTGATCGACTACGCCCCGGTGGCCGATTTCGGGCTGCTGCGTACCGCTGTCGAGGTGGCCGAGCGGCGCGGCATCAGCATGCGGGTCGGCCCGATCCTGGCGGCGGACGCGTTCTACACCGACCGGCCGGACCTCTACGACACCCTCGCCGACTACGGCGTGCTCGCGGTGGAGATGGAGTCGGCGGCGCTCTACACGATCGCGGCCCGTTTCAAGGCCCGCGCGCTGACCGTGCTGACTGTCAGCGACCACATCAAGACCGGCGAGAAGACCACGTCGCAGGAGCGCGAGCAGACCTTCGGCCAGATGGTCGAGATCGCCCTGGACACCATCATCGCCTGA
- a CDS encoding M23 family metallopeptidase translates to MRSPSIGRRARPAYPVLLLVAALAAGCAPGDRPTSAPGNSWQGPSTRATGARPTEPAVPTASAAPPTPAPSPTRTDVPHVFPVRAGNVAYHPTHSAYPGTDIFADCGEPVVAVTDGVILEVSRVDRFSRRGPLGPYNGGLSVSLLGDDGVRYYGSHLSAIATGVDAGVRVRAGQQLGKVGRTGNANNVCHLHFGLSPKCTGHDDWWIRRGVVWPAKYLDSWRKRGNRSPAAEVTAWQRRHGCPKVPTDSAAAG, encoded by the coding sequence ATGCGCTCGCCATCGATCGGACGTCGCGCGCGTCCGGCGTACCCGGTCCTGCTGCTCGTGGCGGCGCTGGCCGCCGGGTGCGCCCCTGGCGACCGCCCCACCTCGGCGCCGGGCAACTCCTGGCAGGGCCCGAGCACGCGGGCCACCGGGGCGCGGCCGACCGAACCGGCCGTCCCCACGGCGTCGGCCGCCCCGCCCACGCCGGCCCCGTCGCCGACCCGCACCGACGTGCCGCACGTCTTCCCGGTCCGCGCCGGCAACGTCGCCTACCACCCGACCCACTCCGCGTACCCGGGGACGGACATCTTCGCCGACTGCGGCGAGCCGGTGGTGGCGGTCACCGACGGGGTGATCCTGGAGGTGAGCCGGGTCGACAGGTTCAGCAGGCGGGGGCCGCTCGGCCCGTACAACGGCGGGTTGTCGGTCTCGCTGCTCGGCGACGACGGGGTCCGCTACTACGGGTCGCACCTGAGCGCGATCGCCACCGGCGTCGACGCCGGGGTCCGGGTGCGGGCCGGGCAGCAGCTCGGCAAGGTGGGCCGCACCGGCAACGCCAACAACGTCTGCCACCTGCACTTCGGGCTCTCCCCGAAGTGCACGGGCCACGACGACTGGTGGATCCGGCGCGGCGTGGTCTGGCCGGCGAAGTACCTCGACTCGTGGCGCAAGCGGGGCAACCGCTCGCCGGCCGCCGAGGTGACCGCCTGGCAGCGCCGGCACGGCTGCCCGAAGGTGCCGACCGACTCCGCCGCGGCCGGCTGA
- a CDS encoding TetR/AcrR family transcriptional regulator, with product MTSDGRVARGDRTRTAVLDTAVALATEVGLDGLSLAQLADRLGVSKSGLFAHWRSKEALQLATVDRAVAQWEERIAAPALRAPRGVRRLRALHEARIGFYAARVLPGGCFFANTEFEYNARPGPVRDRLAEAFGRWTAFLERLVQEAVDLGELPADVDVPLLAYEIDALGISAAMRSRMLDPDATYRHARQGLLNRLRALCPDPALLPEGQP from the coding sequence ATGACCTCCGACGGCCGCGTCGCCCGCGGCGACCGCACCCGCACCGCGGTGCTCGACACCGCCGTGGCGCTGGCCACCGAGGTCGGCCTGGACGGGCTCTCCCTCGCCCAGCTCGCCGACCGTCTCGGGGTCAGCAAGTCCGGCCTCTTCGCGCACTGGCGCTCGAAGGAGGCGCTGCAACTCGCCACCGTCGACCGGGCCGTCGCCCAGTGGGAGGAGCGGATCGCCGCCCCGGCCCTGCGCGCACCCCGGGGCGTCCGCCGGCTGCGCGCGCTGCACGAGGCCCGGATCGGGTTCTACGCCGCCCGGGTGCTGCCCGGCGGCTGCTTCTTCGCCAACACCGAGTTCGAGTACAACGCCCGCCCAGGCCCGGTCCGGGACCGGCTCGCCGAGGCGTTCGGCCGGTGGACCGCGTTCCTCGAACGCCTCGTCCAGGAGGCCGTCGACCTCGGTGAACTCCCCGCCGACGTGGACGTGCCGCTGCTGGCGTACGAGATCGACGCGCTCGGGATCAGCGCGGCGATGCGGTCCCGGATGCTCGACCCCGACGCCACCTACCGGCACGCCCGCCAGGGCCTGCTGAACCGGTTGCGGGCGCTCTGCCCGGATCCGGCCCTGCTACCGGAAGGCCAGCCATGA